The proteins below are encoded in one region of Silene latifolia isolate original U9 population chromosome 2, ASM4854445v1, whole genome shotgun sequence:
- the LOC141641266 gene encoding uncharacterized protein LOC141641266 yields the protein MGMEILSRILKRIHKGNQVSYHPKCRRLGLNHLIFADDLMIFVRGDTPSIAAVTQSLDYFAKISGLQANPEKTNIYMGGVREDVKQEILRNTGYVEGTFPFRYLGVPLNEGKLNKSMFADLLTKVQQALNHWSTRTLSYAGKIRLLNTVIFGLEQFWCSTLLIPKGLIKLITKFCRNFLWNTEEGTKKMVMKSWATCYKLVQEGGFNIKEILAWNKCLICKWIWDIDQHSDSSWAVWNYLSNIKAGSFWTVVPKTYHSESWKSILKVRDDLIKKHGTVDAVKVILQSCVKKETLCLSLVYEQIRDKEGKVRWGKLVWRRAILPKHSVIMTLALHGKLATVDQLNKKGLIIINRCVLCKAALETHKHLFIKCSYSETIWQKLLQWMRILGRSNHMSEEIAWISSRRAKRHWKTNWFLGCLSTLVYSLWEERNCRIFRGVEHEVEYLLRRVQYIVYVRLYHVLGNYGEQEMLEYLNA from the coding sequence ATGGGTATGGAAATTCTTTCCAGAATCCTCAAACGCATACACAAAGGAAATCAGGTTTCTTATCATCCAAAGTGTAGGAGGCTTGGATTGAATCACTTgatttttgctgatgatttgatGATCTTTGTTAGGGGAGACACTCCTTCTATTGCAGCAGTCACTCAGTCATTGGATTACTTTGCTAAAATCTCAGGCTTGCAGGCTAATCCAGAGAAGACCAACATTTATATGGGTGGTGTCAGGGAGGATGTGAAGCAGGAAATTTTAAGGAACACTGGTTATGTGGAGGGGACCTTCCCTTTCAGATACCTAGGTGTACCCTTAAATGAAGGAAAACTCAATAAATCTATGTTTGCTGACCTGCTTACCAAAGTTCAGCAAGCTCTCAATCACTGGTCAACTAGGACTCTTTCCTATGCTGGGAAAATCAGACTACTTAATACAGTGATTTTTGGGCTTGAACAGTTCTGGTGTTCTACTCTGTTGATACCAAAAggattaattaaactaatcacCAAATTCTGTAGGAATTTTTTATGGAATACTGAAGAAGGCACAAAAAAGATGGTAATGAAAAGCTGGGCAACTTGCTATAAACTAGTGCAGGAGGGTGGTTTCAATATAAAAGAGATACTGGCCTGGAATAAATGTCTGATCTGTAAGTGGATTTGGGACATTGATCAGCACTCTGATAGCTCTTGGGCGGTTTGGAACTATCTGTCTAACATAAAGGCAGGTAGTTTCTGGACTGTGGTTCCAAAAACTTATCATTCTGAAAGTTGGAAGAGTATTCTCAAGGTTAGAGATGATTTGATCAAAAAACATGGCACTGTAGATGCTGTCAAAGTTATACTACAGTCTTGTGTTAAAAAGGAGACGCTTTGTTTGTCTTTGGTTTATGAACAGATTAGAGACAAGGAGGGGAAAGTGAGATGGGGGAAGCTAGTCTGGAGAAGAGCAATATTACCCAAGCATAGTGTTATCATGACATTGGCTTTGCACGGAAAATTAGCTACGGTGGATCAACTGAATAAGAAGGGACTGATCATTATAAACAGATGTGTACTCTGTAAAGCTGCACTTGAAACTCACAAGCATCTATTCATTAAATGTTCTTACTCAGAAACAATATGGCAGAAACTATTGCAATGGATGCGCATATTGGGTCGATCAAATCATATGAGTGAGGAAATAGCTTGGATCTCCAGCAGGCGAGCTAAGCGACATTGGAAGACAAACTGGTTTTTGGGATGTCTGAGCACCTTGGTGTATAGCCTCTGGGAGGAACGCAACTGCAGAATTTTCAGAGGAGTTGAGCATGAAGTTGAGTACCTGCTACGTCGAGTACAATATATAGTCTATGTTAGATTATATCATGTATTGGGAAATTATGGAGAACAAGAGATGTTAGAGTACTTAAACGCTTAG
- the LOC141642938 gene encoding 14-3-3-like protein, which produces MASDVSREDNVYIAKLAEQAERYEMMVEFIQKVAKMADADELTVEERNLLSVAYKNVIGARRVSWRIISSIEQKQESRENEDHAATIKGYKGNIETELSKICDGILNLLESHLIPTVSAAESKVFYLKMKADVSSNCCVFPSNKVRLLLYCKKK; this is translated from the coding sequence ATGGCGTCTGATGTTTCAAGGGAAGACAATGTGTACATCGCCAAGTTGGCTGAGCAAGCTGAGCGATATGAAATGATGGTGGAATTTATACAGAAGGTCGCGAAGATGGCAGATGCCGATGAGCTTACCGTGGAGGAGAGGAACCTCCTTTCTGTTGCTTACAAGAATGTTATTGGAGCGAGAAGGGTTTCATGGAGAATCATTTCCTCTATTGAGCAAAAGCAGGAAAGTAGAGAAAATGAGGATCATGCTGCAACTATTAAGGGATACAAGGGTAATATTGAGACTGAGCTTAGCAAGATCTGTGATGGGATCTTGAACCTTCTTGAGTCGCACCTCATTCCTACGGTATCCGCTGCTGAGTCCAAGGTGTTTTACCTAAAGATGAAGGCTGACGTCTCATCTAATTGCTGTGTTTTTCCGTCTAATAAAGTGAGGCTTCTTTTATACTgcaagaaaaaataa